CCTTCGCGCCGTCGAAGGGCACGTCCACGTTCGGCGCGAGGCGCACTTCGAAGGTCTCTCCGCCGACGTTCAAGCGGAGGTAGGCGCCAGCCGACCACGTTCCGGCGTGCCGAGCGAGGGTGAGGCGGTACTGGCCACGCGCGTCGGTTTTGCCCACGACGTTCATGTCGTAGTAGGCGGTGTGGTCCGCGAAGACGTCCACGCCGACGACGGGACGACCCGCCGTGTCGCGCACGGTGCCGCTCATCGCCCAAGGCGTCGAGGCGGTCGGCGTGGGCGAAGCGGCCCGGGTGGTGCCGAAGGCGGCGAGCGAGGCGGCGAGGATCAGGGCGGGCAGGGCGACTCGGTTCATGGCGTTACCCTGACAGGCCGTGAATGATGAGGGGATGGTGCGCGCGCACGCCGAAATGAACGGCGCTCAGAGGGCGCTCCAACCTCTCGGCGACAAGCCGTGCAGCTCGCGCAGCGCCGCCGCCGCTCGTGGTTCGCCTCGCAAGTCGAGCCACCGAGCTCGCCACGCGACGTTCTCGCGCTGCGCGAGCAGGGCCGCCGCCGCTTCGAGCCGCTCGCTCGCCGCGAGGTCGTGGCCTTGCTCGCGCAGCGTCGCCGCCGCCTCGATTTCGAGCAGGGCCCGCAAGTGACCGGGAAACGAGGAGCTTCTCGCGGCTTCGAGGGCCGCCCGGGCCTCGGCGCGACGGCGGGTCAGGCGCAGGGTCTTGGCGTGCAGCAGCGGGAAGCTCGCGAGCAGCGACGAGTGCTCCAAGGTGTGGTCGCGCAACGACCGCTCGTACAGCGCGTACGCTCCCTCGAAATCGCCGACGAGTTGCGCCACCACGATCTGCGAGAACCGCAACGCCACGCGCTCGCCGAGGTTGACGTCGAGTCGGTCGAGGTGCGCTTCGCCGCGCGAGGCCACTTCGCTCGCCGCTCGGTTCTCGCCGAGTTCGGCGAGGACCCGCGCGAGCTTCACGAGGCTGGAACCCGCGCGAACGAAGTCGCCTCGCCTCAAGTGCATCGCCTCGGCTCGCTCGAGGTGTTCGCGCGCCGCTCGGGGCGCACCATACGAGTGCGCGAGGCCGAGTCCCTCGTGCGCTTTGGCTTGCCACTCCACCGAGCCCGTGAGTTCGCCGAGGACGCGCATTCGGTTCAAGTGGCGTGCCGTGTCGTCCTCGCGGCCCTCGATGAAGGCGACGAGGGCCGCGCCTTCTTGCAGTTGAGCTTCGACGAGCCGTTCGGGCGCGCCGTCGTCGGCGACGCGCAGGGCCGCGAAGCCCGCCTCGACGACGGTCGAGAGGCGCTCGACGTCGAGGGTGCTTTCCAAGAGGCGGTACTCTTGCATGAAGGCGGTCGCGCGCTGCAACGGCGTGACGGCGCGGGCGTGCAAGTCGCGCACGGCGTGCGCGTGCTCGGCGTCTTGCATCAAGGCGAGCATCTCGGCGCGGGCGGCGAGGGCGTCGAAGGCGCCGTCGGCGTCGTGCGGTTCGGACGCGGCGGCCGCTCGAGCGAAAAAGCTCGCCGCTTCCCCGAGGCGGGCGGTTCGCCGAGCCGCGTGGCCCGCCTCGACGAGCCAAGGCGCGGCCCGCGCGCCGTCGCCGCCCGCTTGCCAGTGGTGAGCGACGCGGCTCGGCAACGCGTCGGGGCGCTGCGCCAAAGCTCGGGCGGCCGCTCGATGCAAGAGCCGACGCACGCCTTCGGGCGTCTCCGCGCGCAACACCTCGGCCATCACGTCGTGACTGAAGCGCTCGCCGACCACGACGTGCGCCCGCTCCAACTCCTCCCACGCCGCGGCGGTTTCGAGCAGGGGCGCGCGCAGCGTGTCCGCGACGAGTTCGAGGTCGAAGTCGCTTTGCAGTACGGCGGCGGCGCGCGCCGCGTGCAGCGCGCTCCTCGTCAAGCCCGCGAGGCGCTGCCCGATGAGCTGACCGACGCGTTCGGCGACCGGCAGGGAGGCGTTCACCTCGGTCGGTCCGCGCTCCACGAGGCGGCGCAAGGTTTCGAGCACGAACAGGGGGTTGCCGCCCGTGAACGCCGCGAGTTCGGCGGCGCGCTCCAGCGTGTGAGGCACCTCGACGGTCGCCACGAGGCGTTTCACCGCCTCGTCGTCGAGCGGGCCGACGTCGATCCACTCGGCTTGCCCCGCGTCCACGAATCGTCGGAAGAGCGCGCGAACGTGCGGTTCGAGGTCCTCGTCACGAAAAGCGCCGACGAAGTGCGGCAAGCCTCCCGGCCGACCCAGCGGAAAGCTGCTCGACAACATCGCCATGCCCATCTCGGTCGTCGCGGCGTCCACCAAGTGGAGATCCTCGAAGATCGTCGCGACCGCGCCTTGCGCCACGATACCGACGCCCGACATGAAGTTGATCGCCTCGCCGAGGCGCGGATCGAACGTGGACGTGCCGAGCGCGGGCCGCCCGGGCAGAAGCGGCCCGAGCGCGTCGCTCACCCAGTCGGGCATGGAAAACCCCGGTTCGAGCGCGTCGAGCACACGCCTCAGCATCCTCGCCGTCGTCGCGTACGGCGCGCCTCGGTCGCCGGGCCGTCCCTCGAGGCGGAAGGCCGTTCCTTTGCTCGCCACGAAATCGTGCATGAGGCGCGACTTTCCCACTCCGGGCGGGCCGACGAGGAGCACGAGGCGGCCCGCGTGCCACGCGCGCTCCATGCGGTTCCACTCGCGCTCACGCCCCACCAGGACGGGCGGGCGAAGCACGGACGGCGGCAGGGTCGGCGGACGCAGGGTCGGCACGTCCACCGCTCCCCGGTCGATGAGGCGCGCGAGGTCGGCGGTCTCGGGCATGGGCTTCACCCCGAGTTCCTTCCACAGCACGTCTTGGCAGCGATGGTACGCCTTGAGGGCCGCCGGGCGGTCGCCGAGCAGGTAGTTCAGGCGCATCACGCGGCGGTGGGCGTCCTCCGAGACGGGAGCGAGGTCGAGCAGACGCGCGGCGACGCGGACGGCGACCGCGTACTCGCCCTTGGCCTCGAGTTCGGCGGCGTGCACGGCGAGGAGTTCCACGCGGCGCGCGTCGAGCCGCTCGCGCCACGCCAGCAGCCACTCGGCGAGGTCGGGCGAATGGTCGAGGTCCACGCCGTCGAGCAACGCGCCGCCCGGAACGTCGGCGGGGTCGGGCGCGCTCCGCACGAGAAGCGCGAGATCCACCGTCAATCCCGCTCCGAGCGCGACGTTCTCGTCGGCGGCCACGAGGTGCGGCGCGTGCGACTTGGCGATGCGCCGCAGCAGGTGCACGAGGTTGTTCCTCGCCGCTCCCTCGGGCGTGTCGGGCCAGAGCAGTCCGGCGAGCCGCGAGCGCGGCGTCGGCCCTTCCAAGGCGAGGTAGGCGAGGAGCGCGAGCGTGCGTCCCTCGACGC
This DNA window, taken from Deinococcus yavapaiensis KR-236, encodes the following:
- a CDS encoding BTAD domain-containing putative transcriptional regulator; amino-acid sequence: MSNGSWRFAAFGKPRLFDPDGRAVRVEGRTLALLAYLALEGPTPRSRLAGLLWPDTPEGAARNNLVHLLRRIAKSHAPHLVAADENVALGAGLTVDLALLVRSAPDPADVPGGALLDGVDLDHSPDLAEWLLAWRERLDARRVELLAVHAAELEAKGEYAVAVRVAARLLDLAPVSEDAHRRVMRLNYLLGDRPAALKAYHRCQDVLWKELGVKPMPETADLARLIDRGAVDVPTLRPPTLPPSVLRPPVLVGREREWNRMERAWHAGRLVLLVGPPGVGKSRLMHDFVASKGTAFRLEGRPGDRGAPYATTARMLRRVLDALEPGFSMPDWVSDALGPLLPGRPALGTSTFDPRLGEAINFMSGVGIVAQGAVATIFEDLHLVDAATTEMGMAMLSSSFPLGRPGGLPHFVGAFRDEDLEPHVRALFRRFVDAGQAEWIDVGPLDDEAVKRLVATVEVPHTLERAAELAAFTGGNPLFVLETLRRLVERGPTEVNASLPVAERVGQLIGQRLAGLTRSALHAARAAAVLQSDFDLELVADTLRAPLLETAAAWEELERAHVVVGERFSHDVMAEVLRAETPEGVRRLLHRAAARALAQRPDALPSRVAHHWQAGGDGARAAPWLVEAGHAARRTARLGEAASFFARAAAASEPHDADGAFDALAARAEMLALMQDAEHAHAVRDLHARAVTPLQRATAFMQEYRLLESTLDVERLSTVVEAGFAALRVADDGAPERLVEAQLQEGAALVAFIEGREDDTARHLNRMRVLGELTGSVEWQAKAHEGLGLAHSYGAPRAAREHLERAEAMHLRRGDFVRAGSSLVKLARVLAELGENRAASEVASRGEAHLDRLDVNLGERVALRFSQIVVAQLVGDFEGAYALYERSLRDHTLEHSSLLASFPLLHAKTLRLTRRRAEARAALEAARSSSFPGHLRALLEIEAAATLREQGHDLAASERLEAAAALLAQRENVAWRARWLDLRGEPRAAAALRELHGLSPRGWSAL